One Triticum dicoccoides isolate Atlit2015 ecotype Zavitan chromosome 5B, WEW_v2.0, whole genome shotgun sequence genomic window carries:
- the LOC119305066 gene encoding uncharacterized protein LOC119305066, with protein sequence MLKWCLIWCRCIARPHLGMMFQAIKLLEPAHVDMLWRMYNIDHGLIVQEVSKGSNAEILGIQKGDVIESINGKPVSTTIELENTLMITCKGPSGAEVHISVGVFHTLKKQRSTVQWTAELSELGEVLTS encoded by the exons ATGTTAAAATGGTGTCTGATTTGGTGTAGGTGCATCGCCCGGCCCCATCTTGGGATGATGTTTCAAGCCATCAAGCTTCTAGAACCTGCTCATGTTGACATGTTATGGCGAATGTATAACATTGATCATGGTCTTATTGTTCAAGAG GTGTCGAAAGGATCTAATGCTGAGATACTCGGAATCCAAAAAGGTGATGTTATTGAATCTATCAATGGAAAACCTGTTTCTACCACAATCGAG TTGGAAAATACGCTGATGATCACATGCAAGGGCCCTTCAGGTGCTGAAGTTCATATTTCT GTTGGGGTGTTTCACACACTCAAAAAACAACGAAGTACTGTACAGTGGACAGCAGAATTATCAGAACTTGGAGAAGTTCTTACAAGCTAG
- the LOC119307169 gene encoding uncharacterized protein LOC119307169 isoform X3: MAATNKVRQGGEALLACPAATTRAAGCRWAQPGGGRPGASSSAPPADMAHSPVALRWEEKFDDEVGYRDYDEEEDEEGEGRFTGGTRSGGAMPMPPAGFVLDDQGWCIAAASKHIVTILRGVACKA, translated from the exons ATGGCGGCGACGAACAAGGTTCGCCAGGGAGGCGAGGCCCTGCTGGCGTGCCCAGCCGCCACCACCAGGGCCGCGGGCTGCCGATGGGCTCAGCCGGGCGGCGGCCGCCCGGGGGCATCCAGCAGCGCACCGCCGGCAGACATGGCCCACTCGCCCGTCGCTCTGCGGTGGGAGGAGAAGTTCGACGACGAGGTGGGGTACAGGGActacgacgaggaggaggatgaggagggggaggggagattCACTGGGGGGACACGGTCGGGCGGGGCCATGCCCATGCCGCCCGCTGGCTTCGTCCTCGACGACCAGGGTTGGTGCATCGCTGCCGCCTCCAAGCACATCGTCACCATCCTCAG AGGTGTAGCATGCAAAGCTTAA
- the LOC119307169 gene encoding uncharacterized protein LOC119307169 isoform X1, translating to MAATNKVRQGGEALLACPAATTRAAGCRWAQPGGGRPGASSSAPPADMAHSPVALRWEEKFDDEVGYRDYDEEEDEEGEGRFTGGTRSGGAMPMPPAGFVLDDQGWCIAAASKHIVTILRGSENFHSSAFAASEVFFVTFSYLLQHLSVYMYQVSSIVHGLWDVGSFYLILQYVICFHCCVLHYVSLLCVCIFSAYCGSKFYKESCVMLNLFM from the exons ATGGCGGCGACGAACAAGGTTCGCCAGGGAGGCGAGGCCCTGCTGGCGTGCCCAGCCGCCACCACCAGGGCCGCGGGCTGCCGATGGGCTCAGCCGGGCGGCGGCCGCCCGGGGGCATCCAGCAGCGCACCGCCGGCAGACATGGCCCACTCGCCCGTCGCTCTGCGGTGGGAGGAGAAGTTCGACGACGAGGTGGGGTACAGGGActacgacgaggaggaggatgaggagggggaggggagattCACTGGGGGGACACGGTCGGGCGGGGCCATGCCCATGCCGCCCGCTGGCTTCGTCCTCGACGACCAGGGTTGGTGCATCGCTGCCGCCTCCAAGCACATCGTCACCATCCTCAG AGGTTCAGAAAATTTCCACTCATCAGCATTTGCAGCATCTGAGGTATTTTTTGTCACATTTTCATATTTACTTCAACACTTGAGTGtttacatgtatcaagtttcttcaATTGTTCACGGACTATGGGATGTAGGTTCTTTTTACCTAATTTTACAATATGTAATTTGTTTCCATTGTTGTGTATTACATTATGTATCTTTGTTATGCGTTTGTATATTTTCTGCATATTGTGGATCCAAATTTTACAAGGAATCCTGTGTGATGCTGAATTTATTCATGTGA
- the LOC119307169 gene encoding uncharacterized protein LOC119307169 isoform X2 gives MAATNKVRQGGEALLACPAATTRAAGCRWAQPGGGRPGASSSAPPADMAHSPVALRWEEKFDDEVGYRDYDEEEDEEGEGRFTGGTRSGGAMPMPPAGFVLDDQGWCIAAASKHIVTILRGSENFHSSAFAASERCSMQSLIKWIGISELICELDCYLGQLMVAWVN, from the exons ATGGCGGCGACGAACAAGGTTCGCCAGGGAGGCGAGGCCCTGCTGGCGTGCCCAGCCGCCACCACCAGGGCCGCGGGCTGCCGATGGGCTCAGCCGGGCGGCGGCCGCCCGGGGGCATCCAGCAGCGCACCGCCGGCAGACATGGCCCACTCGCCCGTCGCTCTGCGGTGGGAGGAGAAGTTCGACGACGAGGTGGGGTACAGGGActacgacgaggaggaggatgaggagggggaggggagattCACTGGGGGGACACGGTCGGGCGGGGCCATGCCCATGCCGCCCGCTGGCTTCGTCCTCGACGACCAGGGTTGGTGCATCGCTGCCGCCTCCAAGCACATCGTCACCATCCTCAG AGGTTCAGAAAATTTCCACTCATCAGCATTTGCAGCATCTGAG AGGTGTAGCATGCAAAGCTTAATAAAATGGATTGGGATTTCAGAGTTGATCTGTGAATTGGATTGTTACTTGGGTCAATTGATGGTAGCTTGGGTCAACTGA